A window of Daphnia pulicaria isolate SC F1-1A chromosome 4, SC_F0-13Bv2, whole genome shotgun sequence genomic DNA:
ttattatacAGATATGGCTTTGTTATCCATGCTTGTATAGATGTGTATTCACGCTTCATTACCTATCTTGACGTTTCCAACAATAACAATCCATCTACAGTATTACGTTTATTTCAATCTGGTGTTGCCGAACTTGGATTACCTACGCGTCTTAGGTATGTTGTAATATTTTTACGGCTGTGAAATGAGGTCTTGCTAATACCAGTTTTTTACTTATAGATGTGACAATCAGCTGGAAAATGTTGGCGTTGCTCATTTCATGGACATCAATCGTCCTCTAGTCAGCGACAGAATTGTTTACCAAAGATCAGGAGGCCGCTTGAAAAACGTTTTGAATAAGGTCGGCAGTTGGCTTCAACCTTTCGTCGATTTAATTgagtaaatatttaaaatattaatggATGAGatgtttattttcaaaatgtcttctttataaattttaagagATTTAGAATCTACTTGCAATCTGGATCAGAACtcgaactttgacctttattGTCTTCATCTTTGCTTCATTCATTTAATGAAAACTCATCTCAAAGAATGCCGCGAAAATTGGAACAATCATGAATCGATTAAAACTACCACTCCCCGTCAATTATCTCTCATTGGATTAATGAGCTTAAAAATTGCGAAATTTAAATGCGTCGTCATCAAGACTCGTCGAGATTTGCATTGTTATCGCGTCAGGTTGTTTCGAAAATCGCGTACCGAATTGCTGGAGCTTCAGGATCGACGACTCCGACTACTCCCGTTGGAAGAATGCAAATCCAAAGTCATCAATGGCATCACAACATCTCAGCAGAACGATCCAGTTTCATCTGAATCTACCTCCTGCGTCTAATCTCTTCCGCCTTCCAAACGAATCCGCCGTAGTGAAAGAGATaggaaatgaattcaaatctcttcttcttatctCTTCAATTCGAATCGGTAAAAACTTTTCAATatgaattaacatttcatgtttgaatttttaactttttttttctattcggaAAGTTGGTTGAAAAATATCTTGTGTTTCTTGTGTCTTATGTTTCATTCCGTTTAATTTGGTGTGTTAATGAGAACCCAGTTGCGATCCTTGGTTTGAAAAGTCGGGAATCATTGGCTTTTTTATCGCGCCGTAGCGGAaatttttctacatttttctttttttcgggaatACAGAAAACTTTTCTACATTTCATTTAtacggttttttttaaaagtttgacATTTATTTCAGGTCTATGTCGCCGAGTTTGGTTGTTGGATGTAGCGATATACAAGATGAAATGTCAAGTAGGACCGAGACCAAAGTTATATGATAATCTTTTtccggactcttttttgtcaaTAGGAAAACCAGCTGAGCGCTTAAGGGTGTGGACAAATGGACATCACTCACACAGTAGGAACGTGATTGCTCTGTTGGCTACTATGTGTCAATCACTACTCCGCGGTGTGTTTACAAACGCCAAGATTATCTGGGATGAT
This region includes:
- the LOC124338520 gene encoding uncharacterized protein LOC124338520 — protein: MKISLRVHRRSIQQGEMQGNVSGLLNLSLTERNDQNVLALVSLFHIGGFYKLSGYGFVIHACIDVYSRFITYLDVSNNNNPSTVLRLFQSGVAELGLPTRLRCDNQLENVGVAHFMDINRPLVSDRIVYQRSGGRLKNVLNKVGSWLQPFVDLIEDLESTCNLDQNSNFDLYCLHLCFIHLMKTHLKECRENWNNHESIKTTTPRQLSLIGLMSLKIAKFKCVVIKTRRDLHCYRVRLFRKSRTELLELQDRRLRLLPLEECKSKVINGITTSQQNDPVSSESTSCV